The Streptomyces sp. NBC_00440 genome contains a region encoding:
- a CDS encoding PH domain-containing protein gives MTPEHPTPKPPDPVYADRVYRSLAGLAGGVLLLALALWLGIDALVNGHGNTPWLALAGLVLVIPLVVAFTLRPAVYANDDRLRIRNPFRSITLPWACVDDIRAAYSTEAFVGGSKYQLWAVPVSLRRRKRANIQQMRAAAPGAGQRQNRNPFAQGADADQGRAPADQSVIELRELSERGSDRPTAQGTPEVRWAYEIMAPAAAGAVLLAVLLAVG, from the coding sequence ATGACCCCTGAGCACCCCACACCGAAGCCCCCCGACCCGGTCTACGCCGACCGTGTCTACCGGTCACTCGCCGGGCTCGCGGGTGGCGTGCTGCTGCTCGCCCTCGCTCTCTGGCTGGGTATCGACGCCCTCGTCAACGGCCACGGGAACACTCCCTGGCTGGCCCTCGCCGGGCTGGTCCTCGTGATTCCGCTGGTGGTCGCCTTCACCTTGCGGCCCGCCGTGTACGCCAACGACGACCGGCTCAGGATCCGTAACCCCTTCCGTTCGATCACCCTGCCCTGGGCGTGCGTCGACGACATCCGCGCCGCGTACTCCACCGAGGCGTTCGTGGGCGGCAGCAAGTACCAGCTCTGGGCCGTGCCGGTCTCGCTGCGCCGCCGCAAGCGGGCCAACATCCAGCAGATGCGGGCTGCCGCGCCCGGTGCCGGGCAGCGCCAGAACCGCAATCCGTTCGCCCAGGGCGCGGACGCGGATCAGGGCCGCGCGCCGGCCGACCAGTCGGTCATCGAACTGCGCGAGCTCTCGGAGCGCGGCAGCGACCGGCCGACGGCACAGGGCACCCCCGAGGTCCGCTGGGCCTACGAGATCATGGCCCCGGCCGCGGCGGGCGCCGTCCTGCTCGCCGTGCTCCTCGCCGTGGGCTGA
- a CDS encoding aldehyde dehydrogenase family protein, whose translation MSTVEQQNRLSVFKTYKLYVGGKFPRSESGRVYEVTDSKGNWLANAPQSSRKDARDAVVAARKAFGGWSGATAYNRGQVLYRVAEMLEGRRDQFVREVADADGISKQKAGAVVDAAVDRWVWYAGWTDKIGQIVGGANPVAGPFFNLSTPEPTGVVAVVAPQDSSFLGLVSVVAPVIATGNTAVVIASAKSPLPALSLGEVLATSDLPGGVVNVLSGKTAEIAAPLAAHQDVNAIDLTGADAELARDLEIAAADNLKRVLRPQAVDFTATPGTERLTAFLETKTVWHPTGALGVSGSSY comes from the coding sequence ATGAGCACCGTTGAGCAGCAGAACCGGCTGAGCGTCTTCAAGACCTACAAGCTGTACGTCGGGGGCAAGTTCCCCCGCTCCGAAAGCGGGCGCGTGTACGAGGTGACCGACTCCAAGGGCAACTGGCTGGCCAACGCCCCGCAGTCCTCCCGCAAGGACGCGCGGGACGCGGTCGTCGCGGCGCGCAAGGCGTTCGGCGGCTGGTCGGGCGCGACCGCGTACAACAGGGGCCAGGTCCTCTACCGCGTGGCCGAGATGCTGGAGGGCCGCCGGGACCAGTTCGTACGCGAAGTGGCGGACGCCGACGGCATCTCCAAGCAGAAGGCCGGCGCCGTGGTGGACGCGGCGGTCGACCGCTGGGTCTGGTACGCGGGCTGGACGGACAAGATCGGCCAGATCGTGGGCGGGGCGAACCCGGTCGCGGGTCCGTTCTTCAACCTCTCGACCCCCGAGCCGACGGGTGTGGTGGCGGTCGTCGCCCCGCAGGACTCGTCGTTCCTGGGTCTCGTGTCGGTCGTCGCCCCGGTCATCGCGACCGGCAACACGGCGGTCGTCATCGCCTCCGCGAAGTCCCCGCTGCCCGCGCTCTCGCTCGGCGAAGTGCTGGCGACGTCGGACCTGCCGGGCGGTGTGGTCAATGTGCTGTCCGGGAAGACGGCGGAGATCGCCGCGCCGCTCGCCGCGCACCAGGATGTCAACGCCATCGACCTGACAGGTGCGGATGCCGAGTTGGCACGCGACCTGGAGATCGCCGCTGCGGACAACCTCAAGCGGGTACTGCGTCCACAGGCTGTGGACTTCACGGCCACGCCCGGCACGGAGCGGCTCACGGCGTTCCTGGAGACGAAGACGGTCTGGCACCCGACGGGCGCCCTGGGCGTGTCGGGCTCGTCGTACTGA
- the afsQ1 gene encoding two-component system response regulator AfsQ1, translated as MPFLLLIEDDDAIRTALELSLSRQGHRVATAATGEDGLQLLREQRPDLIVLDVMLPGIDGFEVCRRIRRTDQLPIILLTARNDDIDVVVGLESGADDYVVKPVQGRVLDARIRAVLRRGERESTDSAAFGSLVIDRSAMTVTKNGEDLQLTPTELRLLLELSRRPGQALSRQQLLRLVWEHDYLGDSRLVDACVQRLRAKVEDVPSSPTLIRTVRGVGYRLDTPQ; from the coding sequence GTGCCTTTCCTGTTGCTGATTGAGGACGACGACGCCATCCGTACGGCTCTTGAGCTGTCTCTGTCACGCCAGGGGCACCGGGTGGCCACAGCCGCCACCGGCGAGGACGGTCTTCAGCTGCTGCGCGAGCAGCGGCCCGACCTGATCGTGCTGGATGTGATGCTGCCCGGAATCGACGGATTTGAGGTGTGCCGGCGGATCAGACGCACCGACCAACTGCCGATCATCCTGCTGACCGCGCGCAACGACGACATCGACGTGGTGGTCGGCCTCGAATCCGGTGCCGACGACTATGTGGTGAAGCCGGTGCAGGGGCGGGTGCTCGACGCCCGTATCCGCGCCGTGCTGCGCCGCGGGGAGCGCGAGTCCACCGACTCCGCCGCCTTCGGGAGTCTCGTCATCGACCGTTCGGCGATGACCGTGACGAAGAACGGCGAGGATCTCCAGCTCACCCCGACCGAGCTGCGCCTGCTGCTGGAACTGAGCCGCAGGCCCGGACAGGCGCTCTCCCGCCAGCAGTTGCTGCGGCTGGTCTGGGAGCACGACTACCTCGGTGACTCACGGCTGGTCGACGCCTGCGTGCAGCGGCTGCGCGCGAAGGTGGAGGACGTGCCGTCCTCACCGACCCTGATCCGTACGGTCCGCGGCGTCGGCTACCGGCTGGACACGCCTCAGTGA
- a CDS encoding ATP-binding protein, with product MTSRSTGPIGALPGPTVHRLLGRALCDAFRHEGHEETDAASVRFTACALPAGGQAVGEGRRFSGSLLRDWALSPLVDNAALIVSELLSNALRYGLGALPARSAPGPAVWLGMLRRRGTVLFAVCDSSTAVPRVKEPDFMAQSGRGLHIIDCLSETWGWTTPDNDGKAVWAAVSCPAAPGVPDNSRADTRPVAAVRPFAIRRTV from the coding sequence ATGACATCCCGCTCGACCGGACCAATTGGCGCCTTACCCGGGCCGACCGTCCACCGACTGCTGGGCCGTGCGCTGTGCGACGCGTTCCGGCACGAGGGGCACGAGGAGACAGACGCCGCGTCCGTCCGCTTCACGGCCTGCGCACTGCCGGCCGGGGGCCAGGCGGTCGGTGAGGGCCGCCGTTTCAGCGGATCCCTGCTGCGCGACTGGGCGTTGAGCCCCCTCGTCGACAACGCGGCGCTCATCGTCTCCGAACTCCTCAGCAACGCCCTGCGGTACGGACTCGGGGCCCTGCCGGCCCGGTCCGCCCCCGGTCCGGCGGTCTGGCTGGGGATGCTGCGCAGACGCGGGACCGTGCTGTTCGCGGTCTGCGACTCCAGCACCGCCGTTCCGCGGGTCAAGGAACCGGACTTCATGGCCCAGTCGGGCCGCGGTCTGCACATCATCGACTGCCTGAGCGAGACCTGGGGCTGGACCACTCCCGACAACGACGGCAAGGCGGTCTGGGCCGCGGTCTCGTGCCCTGCCGCACCGGGTGTCCCGGACAACTCACGTGCCGACACACGGCCGGTGGCCGCCGTCCGGCCATTCGCCATACGGCGAACCGTCTAG
- the deoC gene encoding deoxyribose-phosphate aldolase — MPTTAPSPGTPGEGPASRPGDAPSAGGLADVTASDSALRRFLHGLPGVDAVGLEARAAALGTRSIKTTAKAYAIDLAISMIDLTTLEGADTPGKVRALAAKAVHPDPTDRTTPMTAAVCVYPDMAATAKAALNGADVKVASVATAFPAGRAALPVKLADVRDAVAAGADEIDMVIDRGAFLSGRYLSVYEEIQAVRAECVRPGGTAARLKVIFETGELSTYDNIRRASWIGMMAGADFIKTSTGKVAVNATPANTLLMLEAVRDFRAQTGIQVGVKPAGGIRSTKDAIKFLVLVNETAGADWLDSHWFRFGASSLLNDLLMQRQKLSTGRYSGPDYVTVD; from the coding sequence ATGCCCACCACCGCCCCCTCCCCCGGCACCCCCGGCGAAGGACCCGCCTCCCGCCCGGGAGACGCACCCTCCGCAGGCGGCCTCGCCGACGTGACCGCATCCGACAGCGCGCTGCGCCGCTTCCTGCACGGCCTGCCCGGCGTCGACGCCGTCGGCCTCGAAGCGCGCGCCGCCGCCCTCGGCACCCGTTCGATCAAGACCACGGCGAAGGCGTACGCCATCGACCTGGCCATCTCGATGATCGACCTGACCACGCTCGAAGGCGCCGACACCCCGGGCAAGGTCCGGGCGCTCGCCGCCAAGGCCGTCCACCCCGACCCGACCGACCGCACCACCCCGATGACGGCCGCCGTCTGCGTCTACCCGGACATGGCCGCCACCGCGAAGGCCGCGCTGAACGGCGCGGACGTGAAGGTCGCGTCCGTCGCCACCGCCTTCCCGGCGGGCCGGGCCGCGCTGCCGGTGAAGCTCGCCGATGTGCGGGACGCCGTCGCGGCGGGGGCCGACGAGATCGACATGGTGATCGACCGGGGCGCGTTCCTCTCCGGCCGCTATCTCTCGGTGTACGAGGAGATCCAGGCCGTCAGGGCGGAGTGCGTGCGGCCCGGGGGCACCGCAGCACGGCTGAAGGTGATCTTCGAGACCGGCGAGCTGTCCACGTACGACAACATCCGCCGCGCCTCCTGGATCGGCATGATGGCGGGCGCGGACTTCATCAAGACGTCGACCGGCAAGGTCGCGGTCAACGCCACCCCCGCGAACACCCTGCTGATGCTGGAGGCGGTCCGCGACTTCCGCGCGCAGACCGGCATCCAGGTCGGCGTGAAGCCCGCGGGCGGGATCCGCTCCACGAAGGACGCGATCAAGTTCCTGGTGCTGGTCAACGAGACCGCGGGAGCCGACTGGCTGGACAGCCACTGGTTCCGCTTCGGCGCCTCCAGCCTGCTGAACGACCTGCTGATGCAGCGTCAGAAGCTCAGCACCGGCCGCTACTCCGGTCCCGACTACGTGACGGTGGACTGA
- a CDS encoding SigE family RNA polymerase sigma factor, translated as MNTLHSNNSGAVITRLHDVVTARNIEKSGAAGGRGCSRGTGRQHPAYMTVVDAPAPVAKAAVPSQPVVRRETPEEGPSASEAEFTAYVQERRASLYATAYHLTGDRFEAEDLLQSALFSTYRAWDRISDKAAVGGYLRRTMTNLHISAWRRRKLNEYPTEQLPETVGDTDAMRGTELRAVLWQALARLPETQRTMLVLRYYEGRTDPEIAEILDISVGTVKSSIWRSLRRLREDDVLSFGRDEQESFGELVA; from the coding sequence ATGAACACACTGCACAGCAACAACTCCGGCGCAGTAATCACGCGGCTCCACGACGTGGTGACCGCACGCAACATCGAGAAGTCCGGTGCCGCGGGAGGGCGGGGGTGCTCTCGTGGCACCGGGCGTCAGCACCCGGCGTACATGACGGTGGTTGACGCACCCGCGCCGGTCGCGAAGGCGGCCGTGCCGAGCCAGCCGGTGGTGCGCCGGGAGACCCCGGAGGAGGGGCCCTCCGCGTCGGAGGCGGAATTCACCGCCTACGTACAGGAGCGCCGCGCTTCCCTGTACGCCACCGCCTACCACCTGACCGGCGACCGTTTCGAGGCCGAGGACCTGCTCCAGAGCGCGCTCTTCTCGACGTACCGCGCCTGGGACCGGATCAGCGACAAGGCGGCCGTGGGCGGGTATCTGCGCCGCACGATGACCAACCTGCACATCAGCGCCTGGCGCCGGCGCAAGCTCAACGAGTACCCGACCGAGCAGCTCCCGGAGACGGTGGGCGACACGGACGCGATGCGCGGCACGGAGCTGCGCGCGGTGCTCTGGCAGGCGCTGGCCCGGCTGCCCGAGACGCAGCGCACGATGCTGGTGCTGCGGTACTACGAGGGCCGTACGGATCCCGAGATCGCGGAGATTCTCGACATCAGTGTCGGCACGGTGAAGTCCAGCATCTGGCGCTCCCTGCGCCGGCTGCGCGAGGACGACGTCCTCAGCTTCGGCCGTGACGAGCAGGAGTCCTTCGGCGAACTCGTCGCCTGA
- a CDS encoding amidohydrolase: MTSTSRADDILGGLDGIRDDLEDFYRDLHAHPELGLAERRTAARVAERLREWGYGVTEGIGGTGVVGVLANGDGPTVLLRADMDALPVREDTGLPYASTVTTTDADGAEVPVMHACGHDTHVTCLLGFARLMAAAPQAWRGTLTVLFQPSEENGDGADAMVDDGLADRIPRPDVALAQHVLPYPAGYVGVRPGSFLSAADSLRITLYGRGGHGSMPQFAVDPVVLAALCVVRLQTVVSRELAATTPAVLTVGSIQAGASPNVIPDSAVILLNVRTYDETTRRQVLDAIERCVRAEATASNAPKEPAIEHITSFPATVNDADVADRLAKAFAAHFGDDAGTIELQTASEDFSQIPRAFDAPFAYWGFGGADPEKYADAVRKNTVAQDIPVNHSPHFAPVMQPTLDTGVAALTVAALEWLGAAESPGGRG, encoded by the coding sequence ATGACCAGCACCTCCCGCGCCGACGACATCCTCGGCGGTCTGGACGGCATCCGCGACGATCTTGAGGACTTCTACCGGGACCTCCATGCCCATCCCGAGCTGGGCCTGGCCGAGCGGCGGACCGCGGCGCGGGTGGCCGAGCGGCTGCGGGAGTGGGGGTACGGGGTCACGGAAGGAATCGGCGGCACCGGCGTGGTCGGCGTCCTGGCCAACGGCGACGGCCCCACGGTGCTGCTGCGCGCGGACATGGACGCGCTGCCGGTCCGGGAGGACACCGGGCTGCCGTACGCGTCGACGGTGACCACCACGGACGCGGACGGTGCGGAAGTGCCGGTGATGCATGCCTGCGGACACGACACCCATGTCACCTGCCTGCTCGGCTTCGCCCGGCTGATGGCCGCTGCCCCGCAGGCGTGGCGGGGCACGCTGACCGTGCTGTTCCAGCCGTCGGAGGAGAACGGCGACGGCGCCGACGCGATGGTCGACGACGGTCTCGCCGACCGGATCCCGCGCCCGGACGTGGCTCTCGCCCAGCATGTGCTGCCGTATCCGGCGGGATATGTGGGGGTGCGCCCCGGCTCGTTCCTGTCGGCGGCGGACAGTCTGCGCATCACGCTGTACGGGCGCGGCGGCCACGGTTCCATGCCGCAGTTCGCCGTCGACCCGGTGGTGCTGGCGGCGCTGTGCGTGGTGAGGCTCCAGACGGTCGTATCCCGCGAACTGGCCGCCACCACGCCCGCCGTGCTGACGGTCGGCAGTATCCAGGCGGGTGCGAGCCCGAACGTCATCCCCGACAGCGCCGTCATCCTGCTGAACGTCCGCACGTACGACGAGACGACCCGCCGCCAGGTGCTGGACGCGATCGAACGCTGCGTCAGGGCGGAGGCGACCGCATCGAACGCACCGAAGGAGCCGGCCATCGAGCACATCACCTCGTTCCCGGCCACGGTGAACGACGCGGATGTGGCGGACCGGCTGGCGAAGGCCTTCGCGGCGCACTTCGGCGACGACGCGGGCACGATCGAACTCCAGACGGCCAGCGAGGACTTCAGCCAGATCCCGCGCGCCTTCGACGCGCCGTTCGCCTACTGGGGGTTCGGCGGTGCGGACCCGGAGAAGTACGCGGACGCGGTCAGGAAGAACACGGTGGCCCAGGACATCCCGGTCAACCACAGCCCGCACTTCGCCCCGGTGATGCAGCCGACCCTGGACACGGGCGTGGCGGCGCTGACGGTCGCGGCGCTGGAGTGGCTGGGGGCGGCGGAATCGCCGGGCGGGCGGGGCTGA
- a CDS encoding aldehyde dehydrogenase family protein: MALSSAFEYAPAPESRSVVDIAPSYGLFIDGEFTEAADGKVFKTVSPSTEEVLSEVARAGTADVDRAVQAARKAFTKWSALPGSERAKYLFRIARIIQERSRELAVLETLDNGKPIKETRDTDLPLVAAHFFYYAGWADKLDHAGFGANPRPLGVAGQVIPWNFPLLMLAWKIAPALATGNTVVLKPAETTPLSALFFADICRQAGLPKGVVNILPGYGDAGAALVEHPDVNKVAFTGSTAVGKAIARSVAGTEKKVTLELGGKGANIVFDDAPVDQAVEGIVTGIFFNQGQVCCAGSRLLVQESVQEEVVDALKRRLATLRLGDPLDKNTDIGAINSAEQLARIQKLADTGEAEGAERWSPACELPTSGYWFAPTVFTGVTQAHTVARDEIFGPVLSVLSFRTPDEAVAKANNTQYGLSAGIWTEKGSRILAVANKLRAGVVWANTFNKLDPTSPFGGYKESGYGREGGRHGLEAYLAPSSPEGKR, encoded by the coding sequence ATGGCACTCTCATCCGCATTCGAGTACGCACCGGCTCCCGAGTCGCGTTCGGTCGTCGACATCGCCCCGTCCTACGGGCTCTTCATCGACGGCGAGTTCACCGAGGCGGCGGACGGCAAGGTCTTCAAGACCGTCAGCCCCTCCACCGAGGAGGTCCTGTCGGAGGTCGCCCGCGCCGGCACCGCCGATGTGGACCGCGCCGTGCAGGCGGCCCGCAAGGCGTTCACGAAGTGGTCGGCGCTGCCCGGCTCCGAGCGCGCCAAGTACCTCTTCCGTATCGCCCGGATCATCCAGGAGCGCTCGCGCGAGCTGGCCGTCCTGGAGACCCTGGACAACGGCAAGCCGATCAAGGAGACCCGCGACACGGACCTCCCGCTGGTCGCCGCGCACTTCTTCTACTACGCGGGCTGGGCCGACAAGCTCGACCACGCGGGCTTCGGCGCGAACCCCCGGCCGCTGGGCGTCGCGGGCCAGGTCATCCCGTGGAACTTCCCGCTGCTGATGCTCGCCTGGAAGATCGCCCCGGCCCTCGCCACCGGCAACACCGTGGTGCTCAAGCCGGCCGAGACGACCCCGCTGAGCGCGCTGTTCTTCGCGGACATCTGCCGCCAGGCGGGCCTGCCGAAGGGCGTCGTCAACATCCTCCCCGGATACGGGGACGCGGGCGCCGCACTGGTCGAGCACCCGGACGTCAACAAGGTGGCCTTCACCGGCTCCACCGCCGTCGGCAAGGCCATCGCCCGCTCCGTCGCGGGTACGGAGAAGAAGGTCACCCTGGAGCTGGGCGGCAAGGGCGCGAACATCGTCTTCGACGACGCACCCGTCGACCAGGCCGTCGAGGGCATCGTCACCGGCATCTTCTTCAACCAGGGCCAGGTCTGCTGCGCGGGTTCACGACTGCTGGTCCAGGAGTCGGTGCAGGAAGAGGTGGTGGACGCGCTGAAGCGGCGGCTCGCCACGCTGCGCCTGGGCGACCCGCTCGACAAGAACACCGACATCGGCGCCATCAACTCGGCCGAGCAGCTCGCACGTATCCAGAAGCTCGCGGACACGGGCGAGGCGGAGGGCGCCGAACGCTGGTCGCCCGCGTGCGAACTCCCCACGTCCGGCTACTGGTTCGCCCCGACGGTCTTCACCGGTGTCACCCAGGCGCACACCGTCGCGCGCGACGAGATCTTCGGCCCGGTGCTCTCGGTGCTGTCGTTCCGTACGCCCGACGAGGCCGTCGCCAAGGCCAACAACACGCAGTACGGCCTGTCCGCCGGCATCTGGACGGAGAAGGGCTCGCGCATCCTCGCGGTCGCGAACAAGCTCCGCGCCGGTGTGGTGTGGGCCAACACATTCAACAAGCTGGACCCGACCTCGCCCTTCGGCGGCTACAAGGAATCGGGCTACGGCCGCGAGGGCGGCCGGCACGGCCTGGAGGCGTACCTCGCCCCGTCGAGCCCGGAAGGCAAGCGCTGA
- a CDS encoding DUF397 domain-containing protein, with protein sequence MQQIANGTQSDLIDNAHWKKSRHSAPGGNCVEVAALPDGSVAMRNSRHPQGPALVYTRAEIAAFIAGAKDGEFDALSI encoded by the coding sequence ATGCAACAGATTGCGAACGGAACACAATCCGACTTGATCGACAATGCGCACTGGAAGAAGAGTCGGCACAGTGCTCCCGGAGGCAACTGCGTGGAGGTCGCCGCGCTCCCCGACGGCAGCGTCGCGATGCGCAACTCCCGTCATCCGCAGGGTCCCGCGCTGGTCTACACGCGTGCGGAGATCGCCGCGTTCATCGCCGGGGCCAAGGACGGCGAGTTCGACGCACTGTCCATCTGA
- a CDS encoding uridine kinase family protein has translation MSSSRSIQPIPARVVLLAGPSGSGKSSLAARSGLPVLRLDDFYKEGDDPTLPQVLGSADIDWDSPLSWDADAAVAAIQELCRTGRTAVPVYDISASARVDRETFDTGGAPVFIAEGIFAADIVRRCEELGVLADALCLRGRPSTTFRRRLLRDLREGRKSVPFLLRRGWRLMRAERGIVARQSGLGAYPCDKQEALDRLAAACAPAGSLAPARRAGSARPV, from the coding sequence GTGAGTTCCTCCCGGTCCATCCAGCCCATACCGGCCCGTGTCGTCCTGCTCGCGGGCCCCTCCGGATCCGGCAAGTCGTCCCTCGCCGCGCGCTCGGGCCTGCCCGTGCTGCGCCTGGACGACTTCTACAAGGAGGGCGACGACCCGACGCTGCCGCAGGTCCTCGGCAGCGCGGACATCGACTGGGACTCACCGCTGTCGTGGGACGCGGACGCGGCGGTCGCCGCGATCCAGGAGCTGTGCCGGACGGGCCGTACCGCCGTGCCCGTGTACGACATCTCCGCCAGCGCCCGCGTCGACCGCGAGACGTTCGACACCGGCGGGGCACCCGTGTTCATCGCGGAGGGCATCTTCGCGGCGGACATCGTGCGGCGGTGCGAGGAACTGGGCGTACTGGCGGACGCGCTCTGCCTGCGCGGGCGGCCTTCCACGACGTTCCGGCGACGGCTGCTGCGGGATCTGCGCGAGGGACGGAAGTCGGTGCCGTTCCTGCTGCGGCGGGGGTGGCGGCTGATGCGGGCCGAACGGGGCATCGTGGCACGGCAGTCGGGCCTGGGCGCGTACCCCTGCGACAAGCAGGAGGCACTGGACCGCCTGGCGGCGGCCTGCGCACCGGCCGGCTCCCTGGCCCCCGCCCGTCGGGCCGGGTCGGCCCGGCCGGTCTGA
- a CDS encoding quinone oxidoreductase family protein → MNSSSAQMKAVTIPEFGEAEVLRIATVPVPEPGPGQVAIDVAYAGANFAEILYRRGVVDVPLPFVPGIEVAGRIRALGDGVADLRVGQPVAALTIVDSGGYAEVVLTSASLVAPLDGSGVGLDVAAALPSNSTAAFLVLDRVARIEPGESVLVHAAAGGVGSQLGQAARLLGAGRVVGTVGSESKIDIAKGFGYDEVILRDQAADAGEFDIVVDMVGGPTRRAGLDQLSPMGRLVVMGNASGAEDVGIPANELWFTNKTVSGFNLAAFSAAFPEETGQALRRAVAAGAAGELRVQVETLPLDQAAEAHRRIESGMTTGKLVLAVAAR, encoded by the coding sequence ATGAACAGCAGCAGCGCGCAGATGAAGGCAGTGACCATCCCCGAGTTCGGCGAAGCCGAGGTGCTCCGCATCGCCACAGTGCCGGTCCCCGAACCCGGGCCCGGCCAGGTCGCCATCGATGTGGCGTACGCGGGAGCCAACTTCGCCGAGATCCTCTACCGGCGGGGCGTCGTCGACGTGCCGCTCCCCTTCGTGCCCGGCATCGAGGTGGCGGGGCGGATCCGAGCCCTGGGCGACGGCGTCGCGGACCTGCGCGTCGGGCAGCCGGTGGCGGCACTCACGATCGTCGACAGTGGTGGCTATGCCGAGGTGGTGCTCACCTCCGCGAGCCTGGTCGCACCGCTGGACGGCTCCGGTGTCGGGCTCGACGTCGCCGCGGCGCTGCCGTCCAACAGCACCGCCGCGTTCCTGGTGCTCGACCGGGTGGCCCGGATCGAGCCCGGAGAGAGCGTTCTGGTCCACGCGGCGGCCGGCGGCGTGGGCAGCCAGCTCGGCCAGGCCGCTCGCCTGCTGGGCGCGGGCCGTGTGGTCGGAACCGTCGGCAGCGAATCCAAGATCGATATCGCCAAGGGCTTCGGCTACGACGAGGTGATCCTGCGCGACCAGGCCGCGGACGCCGGCGAGTTCGACATCGTGGTCGACATGGTCGGCGGTCCCACCCGCCGCGCCGGCCTCGACCAGCTGTCCCCGATGGGACGCCTGGTGGTGATGGGCAACGCCTCAGGAGCCGAGGACGTCGGCATCCCGGCCAACGAACTGTGGTTCACCAACAAGACCGTCTCGGGCTTCAACCTGGCGGCCTTCTCCGCCGCTTTCCCCGAGGAGACCGGCCAGGCACTGCGCCGCGCGGTGGCCGCCGGGGCCGCGGGGGAGCTGCGGGTTCAGGTGGAGACTCTGCCACTGGACCAGGCCGCTGAGGCGCACCGCCGCATCGAGTCGGGTATGACCACAGGCAAGCTCGTGCTCGCCGTCGCGGCACGGTGA
- a CDS encoding helix-turn-helix domain-containing protein: MTAIQRPSREQLSIRRYLDHQHIGPTALRILLGARLRRLRQDRGVSRVDAGRAIRASDAKITRLERGQVGFKQRDVIDLLTLYRVLDEEVRADYLEMTRQANLPGWWHRYNDVLENWFELHVGLEEAASLIRTYEVQFLPGLLQTPEYARVITRLGYPNAPESKVSRLVELRMERQKLLTRPDAPTLWTVVDEAVLRRPFGGADVMRGQLEHLLEVAELPNVTVQIAPFSVGAMAAAGTPITILRFNEPDLPDKVYLEQLTGAVYLDKQDEIDHYSLIMDRLVTEADPPQDAAPFIKRLLDRA, translated from the coding sequence ATGACCGCCATACAGCGGCCGAGCAGGGAACAGCTTTCGATAAGGCGGTACCTGGACCACCAGCACATCGGTCCGACCGCCCTGCGCATCCTGCTGGGGGCACGGCTGCGGCGGCTCCGGCAGGACCGCGGTGTCTCGCGGGTGGACGCGGGCAGGGCGATCCGGGCGTCGGACGCCAAGATCACCCGGCTCGAACGCGGTCAGGTCGGATTCAAGCAGCGCGATGTCATCGACCTGCTGACCCTCTACCGCGTACTGGACGAGGAAGTCCGGGCCGACTACCTGGAGATGACCCGGCAGGCCAACCTGCCGGGGTGGTGGCACCGTTACAACGACGTGCTGGAGAACTGGTTCGAGCTGCACGTCGGCCTGGAGGAGGCCGCGTCCCTCATCCGTACCTACGAGGTCCAGTTCCTCCCCGGTCTGCTCCAGACACCTGAGTACGCCCGGGTCATCACCCGCCTCGGCTACCCGAACGCTCCCGAATCCAAGGTGAGCCGCCTGGTCGAGCTCCGCATGGAGCGGCAGAAGCTGCTCACCCGGCCGGATGCGCCGACGCTGTGGACGGTCGTGGACGAGGCCGTCCTGCGCCGCCCCTTCGGCGGGGCCGATGTGATGCGCGGACAGCTCGAACATCTCCTCGAAGTGGCCGAACTGCCCAATGTCACAGTACAGATCGCCCCGTTCAGCGTGGGCGCGATGGCGGCGGCCGGCACCCCCATCACCATCCTGCGGTTCAACGAACCGGACCTGCCGGACAAGGTCTACCTGGAGCAGCTGACCGGCGCGGTCTACCTCGACAAGCAGGACGAGATCGACCACTACTCGCTGATCATGGACCGCCTGGTCACCGAGGCGGACCCGCCGCAGGACGCCGCCCCGTTCATCAAGCGGCTCCTCGACCGGGCATAG